The following proteins come from a genomic window of Coffea arabica cultivar ET-39 chromosome 11c, Coffea Arabica ET-39 HiFi, whole genome shotgun sequence:
- the LOC113715892 gene encoding uncharacterized protein gives MGLSVKTFLGMSPYGLVSEKVFHLPVEIEYKAYWTIKTINMDFNLADVEEHRLHAYENVKIYKDKVKYWHDKHLIPKQFEMRQKVLLYNSRLRLFPRKLKSRWSRPFEITQVFPYGVVEVVNARNELFNVNGQRLKSYLAGEIVPKGLICHLDDSLQLNEPNLLSRAIYYKQKR, from the coding sequence ATGGGTTTATCAGTTAAGACATTTTTGGGGATGTCGCCGTATGGATTAGTATCTGAAAAAGTTTTTCATCTACCTGTAGAGATTGAATATAAGGCATATTGGACTATTAAAACAATTAATATGGATTTTAATCTTGCAGATGTTGAAGAGCACCGGCTACATGCTTATGAAAATGTTAAGATTTATAAAGATAAAGTCAAATATTGGCATGATAAGCATCTTATACCTAAACAATTTGAGATGAGGCAAAAAGTGCTCTTGTACAATTCACGCCTTAGATTGTTTCCCAGAAAACTCAAATCAAGATGGTCAAGACCATTTGAAATCACTCAAGTCTTTCCTTATGGGGTCGTTGAGGTGGTTAATGCAAGAAATGAGCTGTTCAATGTCAACGGACAAAGATTAAAATCCTACTTGGCGGGTGAAATTGTCCCCAAAGGACTCATATGTCATTTGGATGACTCTCTTCAACTTAATGAGCCAAATCTTTTGAGTCGAGCCATctactataaacaaaagcgctag